From Solanum lycopersicum chromosome 4, SLM_r2.1:
CTACCACTcatactaagtaaaccctttGAGAAACCATAGTATATAACTCACTTTcgcattcataattcatattcttgATCATTAAAGGCAATATAGCCTtgaccgacatagaccatgtgagctacatggagtCTGGTGTGATATGAACCCCCACTAAAAGAACGCATCCTACTTGCCTAACGTAAAACTGTCATGCCATGTGCCTACACCCTGTGCAGGACTGACACTTGAAGACCATCGTTGGCCCTCAAGTGCACCTTTATcttgacttacttaactcagcggaaggcTAAACTCatctaaaacaaaaaataggaGATGTTTAAAGGAAAATACTTCATATAATATCCGGCCATGATGGAACTTAAGTCTCAACAAACAACAATAAACTATATAATGAAATACTAGCATCTACGAAGCCTCTAAACTAACTGAAGAGGGACGTTGGGACACACTCCACAATATCCTAAAACTAAACCATTAAAAAATGTATGTCTTACTGAATGCAAGGAGGTTGACCACTAGCTGTGGAGCTCAATCTGAATCAATAAAACGCCGcgtgctgatcctggttacctgcgtctgTATCATAAAGTGATACAGTcaaactggcatcagtacattgaatgtatgagtatgcgagttggaaaactaaaaaaaacttaagCTTTGAAGGAAGTAAGAATGATACTTACTTTGTCTCTATTCAACTCGTTATCCACGAACTCTTATTCAATATACGTAGTtaaaataaatgcaatataaagaaatgccGATTGAAAACATGTTTAAACCTctgagtatatatataaagtacaCTATAATGTCTgagatgtatataaaatacaatactgatgtattattaaaatataatactgctgcgtataaaaatacaatttttatcttagggagattctctaaccgacaaccatcacataAGAGTTAGAGTGATGATATAGCTGTCTACCGCACACTACTAGCACATACTATACCCGGCCAAAGGTATGGGACCTGAActacctaatggatccactagttaaCTTTGAAAAAGCATTATCTAAAAAGTACGACCCTTTTCTACCTATGGTGGCaaacatggtttatgggggctgtgagttatctgaactctcccccatatcgaTATCCAATAATACTCCCAAAGATGTAATGGatcttatgtttaaaaacatatggATTATGTGGTTTGAGATTAGTTCTCAAAACTTAGCTTTTTTAAAAAGCTTTCTTGGAAATAATAGTTTCCTTTTTCTTCCATTAAAGCTAGCCATAGGCTATGTGGAAGTCTAGATTCCCTTCCTTCTCAcaaatttgaaaacatttttttaaatacttagggaatacttagttcccttataactcttTTGAAGTGAACTCAACTTGATACTCTTTGCTTACTTGAAAcattaactcttagggaatacttaattCCTTTATAGCTTTTAAGacatgaactcaactctttactctttcttgacttgaactttaagtcttttAAACAAAGTGAAAACGTTCGTTCAAGACTTCAGAAAACATGATAACTTTACTTTGACTCGCTTCTTAACTCCTAGACTAGTCTCTTAACAtcattgactttgatcttaactttccttgaattggattatggattcaaggatcatgatctcatgtttatggataattttatgatgtttagatgttatctagagtgttggaatcaactaagaatgaagggtacatcacttaggaactagtatgaaaagatAGTGAAAAATGAGGTTTCTAGGGGGTCCTGGCGCTCAGAGTGGCGCGGAGCGCCATAGCCTGATGGACAGAGCCTGTCCTTAAGCTCTTTGAGAGGCGCGATGCACTCTGAGAGCGCCATAGCCTTACAGACACACTCTGTCTTGAAATGCTTTGGAGGCGCGGCGCCCCAGTGTCTCTCCAACGGGTTTTCCGACTTTATTCTTTGTTTTCATCTCCTATCCTTCCCAAACTACCATGGATCACACCCAAAAACTTAGGATCCCTAAATAACTTATTACCCAATAGTTTAGACCTAGAAACAGCTTGGAAACATGGATTAAAACTAACATGAATCAACAAcaattcaaccaacaagaacTTTAAactttcatcaagaacttcaagatttCCTTTCAATTAACAATAAATTTCAGTAATGAATTAAATAGGAGGATGGTTGAAAGAACCCAACACCGATTGATATCACATTCCTTATTAGGGATAACCCCATGAAATCCACGAACGAATTCTTGGAATTCTTgcatcttcttcttccttcttttaATTTCTCCTTTATCTCAAAGCTCAATATTACTTTATAAGTGTGTAAACTGAATGGGATCGGTTTAGACCCCAACATCTTACCCCAGAAACAATTTAGTAATAAAGTTAGGAAATGACCAAAACACCCTTAACAAATCCCGATTTGGAACTTTCCCTACAAAACAACCCAACTTTCGAAAGtgatatctccctcatacgacccCATAAATTCACAAACATGGAGTCATTCAAAAGATCTTTTGATGAGTTTTCCATCCATATAAAGAATTCACCCAAAATCTTCCTGAGCTAGGAATTATGGCCATTTGAAAattgaccaaaactcacttttgaaatctggaaattttcctgatttccttacttatttccaaatttgattCTTCTTATATTTATTAGCTTAACCTTAGGTTTTCTAGAATACTAGATGTTAAAATATCtaccccttgggaacattcgtcctcgaatgagaaTTCTTTCTCTAAGCTAACGATAGTAATTATCATTTCAGTACTCAACCACAAAAGTAAGTAGTAACATGCTTATGCATAATCTTATAAAGTGCTAAGAAGATAGTTTAGTACCTTAATTTGTATTCTCTTTGGATTCAAatagatgtggatatctcttatTCATATCCTCCTGTGCTTCCCATGtgtcttcttcaacaaattggttcctccaaaggaccttgactgaAGCAACTTCTTTTGTCCCCAACTTGCAAACTTGCTGATCCAAAAGCTGGACCTGAACTTCTTCATCGGATAATTTGTCCTTAATCCCCACATTCTCTGTTggtaatataaattaaagaattccaattacttattcattgaaatatggaataccggatgaaccgCTTCTAACTTTTGGGGTAGGTcaaactcataagctacattgctCACACTCTTGTTGattctataaggtccaatatagTGGGGAATAAGTTTACCCTTCTTAACAAACCTCATAACTCATTTCATAGGTGAAACCTTTAGATAAACCTAATCATCTACCTCAAACTCTTATGGCCTTCTTATAACATCTGTGTATGACTTTTGGTGACTTTTTGTTATCTTCGGCCTTTAATGAATAAGTTTCACCTTAtccatagcttggtgaactaaATTTTGTCCTATCAACCCTACTTCTCCAACTTCGAACCACCTAATAAGAGATCTACGTCTTCTCCCATAAAAAGATTTATATGGGGCCATTTAGATTCTCGAATGATAGCTATTGAtgtaagcaaactcaatgagcgatAGGTGATCGTCCCAATTTTCGTTGAAGTCGATCACacaagatctcaacatatcttctaaggtttGTATATTATGCTCTGCTTTTCCATCTGTCCgaggatgaaaagcagtgctAAAAATTCACCTTACAACCCACCTTTCTAGGAAGATTTCAagaattgtgcacctctatctgaaatagtGGAGATCGGAACCCAATGAAGTCTTATCACTTTTTGAAGGTGCAACATAGCATAATCCTCAGCAGAATAGGCAGTCTTGACCGACACGAAACAGGCTGACTTTGTCATTTTGttgacaatcacccaaatggaatcatgttGTATTCACGATCTTAGCAAGCCTGTGATGAATTCCATATTTATCATCTCCCACTTCAATTCCAGAAGCTCTATCCTCTGATCTAAACCTctaggcctttggtgttcaactttcacttgctgacaattaaAACACTTTGCAACAAACTCAGCAGTATCCTTCTTCatgccttcccaccaatatagcTCTCTAAAATCATggtacattttggtggcacctggatgaatggaatattttGAGATATGAGACTCCTCCAAGATTCTTTCTTGTAGTCCATCAATATGAGGTACAAATAATCTTCCTTGGTATTTcagcacaccatctcccccttgttcaaaggCCAATACTCTTTGTCTATGGACACTTGccttcaaatcaagaaaaataggGTCTTGGTCTTGATTCTCTTTCATCTCGGACACCAATGATGATTCATCCCCATTAGTCACCACTATGCCTCCTTCTATGGAATCCATAAGTCTTACTCCAGTCGTGCAAATATGTGAACATCTTTTACTAActccttcttttcttcttcgACATTAATAGTACTTCCCATGAAAAACCTGCTTAAGGCATCATCATTCACATTAGCCTTActtgggtggtaaagaatactcatgtcataatccttgagtaattccaaCCACATTCTTTGTCTGAGGTTGATCTCTTTCTGAGTGAAACATATTGGAGGCTCTTTTGAACAGTGAATGTATCCAGATGAACTCCATACAAATAGTGATGCCATATATTCTACACAAACACTACTATAGCTGATTgtaagtcatgagttggataattcttcatATGAACTTTCAACTGTCTAGAGTCATAAGCTATAGCCTTGCCATTCTGCATTAACACACTGCCCAAGCCAACTCTTGAtgtgtcacaatacaccacGAATCCTTGAGTACCATCTGGCAAGGTCAAAActggagttgt
This genomic window contains:
- the LOC138347966 gene encoding uncharacterized protein encodes the protein MDSIEGGIVVTNGDESSLVSEMKENQDQDPIFLDLKASVHRQRVLAFEQGGDGVLKYQGRLFVPHIDGLQERILEESHISKYSIHPGATKMYHDFRELYWWEGMKKDTAEFVAKCFNCQQVKVEHQRPRGLDQRIELLELKWEMINMEFITENVGIKDKLSDEEVQVQLLDQQVCKLGTKEVASVKVLWRNQFVEEDTWEAQEDMNKRYPHLFESKENTN